The following nucleotide sequence is from Tribolium castaneum strain GA2 chromosome 5, icTriCast1.1, whole genome shotgun sequence.
atgaaAATATTTGGTAACTTTACTTATTTTTCACGTGATTGTACACGTCCTTTTCTTTATCACTCAGTCCGTTATGGAGCACATCCAGGTTGCATTTAAACAAATCAGTGTTATTCATACCGACGAGGATAGTATGGGGGCCATCCTCATTTAGGGCATAATACAGAGCGAGTTTTCCAATTTCAACaccatttttcttaaaaaaatacaatcaatttcttgttttttttttaataaatttacattgCAATACTCTCGTGCTGCAGTGCACACATCTCTGATTTCTTGGGTCACTGGGTGCCACTCCGGGGGCCCTGCACTGCTCAACAGGCCCATACAGTGCGGAGCTGCGTTAACAATTCCCAAATTTTTCgactaaaaatgaaaaatggtgaaacTGTCTTGGTTTTGCAACAGTACTTTGAAAATAGGGAGATACTCCTTGACCGTTTGGTTGAGTAATGACAGTCTTGTGTAACACAAAACCGAGTCAATTTTAACTGTGCTCCTTTTGATGCATTCGGCGAGGACCGAAACCGGATACCCGGTCACTCCTATAAATCTCGCCTTTCCCCGTTGTTGCGCCTCCTGAACCGCTGGAAGCGTTTCATTAAGGACAATATCCAACGAAGGTGCAAACTCGATATCATGCacctgaaaaaattcattgaCAGCGATTTGATCGGTTTTAAATTGCACCAACTTGTAAGACGTCGACGTAATCAAGCTTCAGTTTTTTCAGACTCGCATCGATGCTTTCTCTCGTTTTCTTCGCAGAGAAATCAAACATTAATTTGGGGTCTTTTTCATAGCGAGCTACTTTCGTAGCTATGTAATAAGCTTTCCGCGGGATTCCCTCGAGgcactttaaaattattgcttATTTTTGCGTGAATGTAATTTCGGCGAGTAAATACAACCTTGCCTAGAACTTCCTCGGATACGCCATGGCCGTACCACGGGGCCGTGTCGATGTAGTTGATGCCGCTCTTGAGGGCCTCGTGGACCGTCGCTTTGCACTGTTCCAGCGAAAACTGGCTAGAATTTTGTCACATTTCTGATAAAC
It contains:
- the LOC658727 gene encoding uncharacterized protein LOC658727; the protein is MPELPETFVPGFHDENAVRKMKYNKFGNTGMSVSQLSLGAGGFCLNYGQFSLEQCKATVHEALKSGINYIDTAPWYGHGVSEEVLGKCLEGIPRKAYYIATKVARYEKDPKLMFDFSAKKTRESIDASLKKLKLDYVDVLQVHDIEFAPSLDIVLNETLPAVQEAQQRGKARFIGVTGYPVSVLAECIKRSTVKIDSVLCYTRLSLLNQTVKEYLPIFKSKNLGIVNAAPHCMGLLSSAGPPEWHPVTQEIRDVCTAAREYCNKNGVEIGKLALYYALNEDGPHTILVGMNNTDLFKCNLDVLHNGLSDKEKDVYNHVKNNVFAKLKKTDWEGVEVARYWDTVKA